The stretch of DNA GTTTGCGGTGTTTACCGTACTCAAGGGTTTTTCGGAGAATCTATATGCCCAGAGCAAGTTCACCCAGGCGATGGCCCTATTCCTCAGCACCGTTTTCTCCTGGTTCTTCGTATGGGTTGTGCTTAAGTTGAGGGCGGATGTGGGGTTTGGGATTACACCCGGCCTGGTGATGGCGCAGGGGCTGGTGAATACCGTGCTCGGCCTTCCCGTTTTTTGGCTGATAGGAAAAGCGAATGCAAGAGTATAAGCGCAGCTTCATCGTAGTTACCATCATACTGGTTCAGTCGTTCCTGATACTGGCCGGAAGATTGTGGTACCTCCAGGTTCTGAGGGGGGATGAGTTTGAAAGGTTTTCTTTGAATAACCGCATTCGCGTCGTCAGGGTCCCCGCTCCGAGAGGACGAATACTGGACA from Thermodesulfobacteriota bacterium encodes:
- the mreD gene encoding rod shape-determining protein MreD, with the translated sequence MNRFISVIFLFLVSIIFLILQTTLLSPRELGVFSPDLNLILIVFLALFFEVKVGAIIALGSAYMTDVLSGYLIGIHTLSRFAVFTVLKGFSENLYAQSKFTQAMALFLSTVFSWFFVWVVLKLRADVGFGITPGLVMAQGLVNTVLGLPVFWLIGKANARV